From one Lolium rigidum isolate FL_2022 chromosome 4, APGP_CSIRO_Lrig_0.1, whole genome shotgun sequence genomic stretch:
- the LOC124707142 gene encoding putative cyclin-dependent kinase F-2, whose protein sequence is MENYERLEKLGEGAAGVVYKARDRRTGAIVAMKRLRPAGRDYGQLSEDLGREVGCLMACRGHPSLVEIRAAGRDASNAFLVMEYVGPSLAHVMRERGGGFARPFPEDQARRLMRQLLDGAAAMHGLGVLHRDLKPDNVLVDAHGNLKICDFGLSRFAAPTGAAPYTASMVTRWYRAPELLLGSREYDAGVDTWALGCIMAELLAGAPLFPGRTEMDQLNLVFDTVGTGDMTNWPAFVRLPRAGSPLCYQKRPPSRLREMFPALSSAGLDVLSGLLACRPDRRLTAADALRRPWFTDAESPDQARNACGARFSERVGGVADAILV, encoded by the coding sequence ATGGAGAACTACGAGCGGCTCGAAAAGCTCGGCGAGGGCGCCGCCGGCGTCGTCTACAAGGCCCGGGACCGCCGCACCGGCGCCATCGTCGCCATGAAGCGCCTCCGCCCCGCCGGCCGCGACTACGGCCAGCTCTCGGAGGACCTGGGCCGCGAGGTGGGCTGCCTCATGGCGTGCCGCGGCCACCCGAGCCTCGTCGAGATACGGGCCGCCGGCCGCGATGCCTCCAACGCGTTCCTCGTGATGGAGTACGTCGGCCCGAGCCTGGCGCATGTCATGCGGGAGCGCGGAGGCGGCTTCGCGAGGCCGTTCCCCGAGGACCAGGCGCGCCGGCTCATGCGGCAGCTCCTGGACGGCGCCGCGGCCATGCACGGCCTCGGCGTCCTGCACCGCGACCTCAAGCCGGACAACGTCCTCGTTGACGCGCACGGCAACCTCAAGATCTGCGACTTCGGCCTGTCGCGCTTCGCCGCCCCCACGGGAGCCGCGCCCTACACGGCGTCGATGGTCACGcggtggtaccgcgcgccggagCTCCTGCTGGGGTCGCGGGAGTACGACGCGGGGGTGGACACGTGGGCGCTTGGGTGCATCATGGCCGAGCTCCTCGCCGGCGCGCCGCTGTTTCCCGGCAGGACGGAGATGGACCAGCTCAACTTGGTGTTCGACACTGTCGGCACGGGCGACATGACGAACTGGCCTGCCTTCGTGCGTCTCCCACGCGCCGGCTCGCCGCTTTGTTACCAGAAAAGGCCGCCCAGCCGGCTCCGGGAGATGTTCCCGGCATTGTCGTCCGCCGGACTCGACGTCCTCAGCGGGCTGCTGGCCTGCAGGCCGGACAGGAGGCtcaccgcggcggacgcgctccggCGTCCCTGGTTTACCGACGCCGAGTCGCCTGACCAAGCACGTAACGCGTGCGGCGCCCGATTCAGCGAGCGTGTCGGCGGCGTTGCTGATGCAATCCTTGTATAG
- the LOC124707132 gene encoding putative cyclin-dependent kinase F-2 encodes MDNYERLEKLGEGAAGVVYKARERRTGDIVALKRLRPAGRDDGQLSEDLRRELGCLMACRGHPSLVEIRAAGRDASNAFLVMEYVGPSLAQVMRERSGGFARPFPEADARRLMRQLLDGAAAMHALGVLHRDLKPDNVLVDAHGNLKICDFGLSRFAAPTTGAPYTAPVVTRWYRAPELLLGSREYDTGVDTWALGCIMAELLAGAPLFPGRTEMDQLNLVFDTVGTGDMTDWPAFVRLPRAGSPLCYQKRPPSRLREMFPALSSAGLDVLSGLLACRPDRRLTAADALRRPWFTDAESPDQARNACGARFSERVGGVADAILV; translated from the coding sequence ATGGACAACTACGAGCGGCTCGAAAAGCTCGGCGAGGGCGCCGCCGGCGTCGTCTACAAGGCCCGGGAGCGCCGCACCGGCGACATTGTCGCCCTCAAGCGCCTCCGCCCCGCCGGCCGCGACGACGGCCAGCTCTCGGAGGACCTCCGCCGCGAGCTGGGCTGCCTCATGGCGTGCCGCGGCCACCCTAGCCTCGTCGAGATACGGGCCGCCGGACGCGATGCCTCCAACGCGTTCCTCGTGATGGAGTACGTCGGCCCCAGCCTGGCGCAGGTCATGCGGGAGCGCAGCGGCGGCTTCGCAAGGCCGTTCCCCGAGGCCGACGCGCGCCGGCTCATGCGGCAGCTCCTCGACGGCGCCGCGGCCATGCACGCCCTCGGCGTCCTGCACCGCGACCTCAAGCCCGACAACGTCCTCGTCGACGCGCACGGCAACCTCAAGATCTGCGACTTCGGCCTGTCGCGCTTCGCCGCCCCTACTACGGGCGCGCCATACACGGCGCCCGTGGTCACGcggtggtaccgcgcgccggagCTCCTGCTGGGGTCGCGGGAGTACGACACGGGGGTGGACACGTGGGCGCTCGGGTGCATCATGGCCGAGCTCCTCGCCGGCGCGCCGCTGTTTCCCGGGAGGACGGAGATGGACCAGCTCAACCTGGTGTTCGACACGGTCGGCACGGGCGACATGACGGACTGGCCTGCCTTCGTGCGTCTCCCACGCGCCGGCTCGCCGCTTTGTTACCAGAAAAGGCCGCCCAGCCGGCTCCGGGAGATGTTCCCGGCATTGTCGTCCGCCGGACTCGACGTCCTCAGCGGGCTGCTGGCCTGCAGGCCGGACAGGAGGCtcaccgcggcggacgcgctccggCGTCCCTGGTTTACCGACGCCGAGTCGCCTGACCAAGCACGTAACGCGTGCGGCGCCCGATTCAGCGAGCGTGTCGGCGGCGTTGCTGATGCAATCCTTGTATAG